One genomic segment of Rivularia sp. PCC 7116 includes these proteins:
- a CDS encoding photosystem II reaction center protein L, producing MERNTNTNNQPVELNRTSLFLGLLLVFVLGILFSSYFFN from the coding sequence ATGGAAAGAAATACTAATACCAATAATCAGCCGGTAGAGTTAAATAGAACATCCCTGTTCCTCGGACTGCTACTAGTATTTGTACTAGGGATTCTTTTTTCCAGTTACTTCTTTAACTAA
- a CDS encoding photosystem II reaction center protein J — translation MSGGGRIPLWVVATIAGLGVITVLGIFFYGAYAGVGSSI, via the coding sequence ATGTCTGGAGGCGGAAGAATTCCCCTGTGGGTTGTTGCTACAATCGCTGGATTGGGCGTAATTACTGTTTTAGGCATTTTCTTTTATGGTGCCTATGCTGGAGTCGGTTCTTCGATTTAA
- the psaI gene encoding photosystem I reaction center subunit VIII translates to MAASFLPSVLVPLTGLVFPAVTMAFLLLYMERDDIG, encoded by the coding sequence ATGGCTGCATCTTTTCTGCCATCCGTCCTCGTTCCTTTAACTGGTCTTGTTTTTCCAGCTGTAACCATGGCATTTCTGCTGTTGTACATGGAACGCGATGATATCGGTTAA